A window of the Brassica napus cultivar Da-Ae chromosome C5, Da-Ae, whole genome shotgun sequence genome harbors these coding sequences:
- the LOC125587214 gene encoding uncharacterized protein LOC125587214 → MEPDWHWSTHLNGHSFWTIAENASDSWAWRKLLDLRPLALQFSKTRLGNGLTASFWSDQWTPIVSQQASGPNRCYSRITLDPYTSTSSTTWEVLMSRQQIKNWVDVVWFKGAIPKHSFTMWIVNYDRLPTRSRLAAWGLPVSPSCPFYSNFEEMRDHLMLSCEYIQEVWREVLLRCQPPNTMFVDWSELLSWIRAASSSKLSLLRKLAVQTVIYHLWKQRNNLRYPGPTEVIHTSHVLSRVGSLYLAMPKF, encoded by the exons ATGGAACCAG ACTGGCACTGGAGCACGCACCTGAATGGCCATTCTTTCTGGACCATCGCAGAGAATGCTTCTGACTCTTGGGCATGGAGAAAGCTGCTGGACCTGAGACCTCTTGCGCTTCAGTTTAGTAAAACAAGGCTGGGTAACGGTCTCACAGCAAGCTTCTGGTCCGATCAGTGGACTCCCATTGTCTCACAGCAAGCTTCTGGTCCGAACAGATGCTATAGCAGGATCACATTGGACCCTTACACATCCAC GTCTTCCACAACGTGGGAAGTGCTCATGTCGCGTCAACAGATCAAAAATTGGGTGGATGTGGTCTGGTTCAAAGGAGCAATTCCGAAGCATAGCTTCACTATGTGGATCGTAAACTACGACAGGTTGCCTACACGATCAAGACTTGCAGCATGGGGATTACCGGTCTCACCCTCCTGCCCTTTTTACTCCAACTTCGAAGAGATGAGGGATCATCTCATGCTTTCATGCGAATACATTCAAGAAGTTTGGAGGGAGGTCCTGCTCAGATGCCAGCCACCAAACACCATGTTCGTAGACTGGTCAGAGCTCTTGTCCTGGATCAGAGCTGCATCTTCTTCCAAACtttctctccttaggaagcTAGCGGTTCAGACGGTGATATACCATCTATGGAAGCAGAGAAACAACCTG aggtatccTGGCCCCACAGAAGTGATCCACACTAGTCACGTGTTGTCACGTGTCGGTTCTCTGTACCTGGCGATGCCGAAAT tttag
- the LOC106423849 gene encoding protein disulfide-isomerase 5-2-like, translating to MRSLGLTYWWISFLALSISLSAASDDQFTIDGTVLELTDSNFESAISTFDCVFVDFYAPWCGHCKRLNPELDAAAPILAKLKQPIIIAKLNADKYTRLARKLDIDAFPTLMLYNHGVPMEYYGPRKADLLVRYLKKFVAPDVAVLESNSHVKDFVEDSGTSFPVFVGFGLNQSLISGLGRKYKKKAWFAVAKDASEDVMVSYDFDKAPALVAQHPAYNEHSVFYGPFEDGFLEEFMKQNFLPLILPINHDTLKLLKDDERKMVLTIVEDETHESMGKLIKALRAAAHANRDLVFGYVGVEQFEEFADSFHADKKAKLPKIVVWDGDEEYEQVNGIETVSHEEDHLTQVSRFLEGYREGKTEKKRIKGPSFMGFINSMIGIRSVYIIVFLVAVIMMLRSLGQIEEPARVRTAASDGQATSVLEGETSEHKPRDKED from the exons ATGCGTTCGTTAGGGTTGACGTATTGGTGGATCTCGTTTCTGGCGTTATCAATCTCACTCTCAGCTGCATCGGATGATCAGTTCACAATCGACGGAACAGTACTCGAACTCACCGACTCCAACTTCGAATCCGCGATTTCCACTTTCGATTGCGTCTTTGTGGATTTCTATGCTCCTTGGTGTGGTCACTGCAAGCGTCTTAACCCTGAg TTAGATGCAGCTGCTCCTATTCTTGCTAAACTGAAGCAGCCTATCATCATTGCAAAGCTTAACGCTGACAAATACACTCGTCTCGCACGCAAGCTTGACATCGA tgcATTCCCCACCCTCATGCTCTATAACCATGGAGTGCCAATGGAGTATTATGGACCCAGGAAAGCGGATTTGCTAGTCCGTTACTTGAAGAAGTTTGTTGCTCCAGATGTTGCCGTTCTTGAATCAAACTCGCATGTCAAGGATTTCGTTGAAGATTCCGGGACTTCCTTCCCTGTGTTCGTCGGCTTTGGGTTGAACCAGTCTTTGATATCGGGACTAggtagaaagtataagaaaaaggcATGGTTTGCTGTTGCAAAGGATGCCTCTGAGGATGTCATGGTTTCCTATGATTTCGATAAGGCTCCTGCATTAGTTGCCCAACATCCTGCCTACAATGAGCATAGCGTCTTCTACGGTCCATTTGAAG ATGGTTTCTTGGAAGAATTTATGAAACAAAATTTCCTTCCTTTGATTCTGCCAATTAACCATGACACCCTGAAGCTGCTGAAAGATGATGAGAGGAAAATGGTATTGACAATTGTGGAAGATGAAACTCATGAAagcatggggaaactgattaaggCACTAAGAGCAGCTGCTCATGCCAACCGCGACCTTGTTTTTGGTTACGTCGGTGTGGAGCAGTTTGAAGAGTTTGCAGACTCGTTTCATGCAGACAAGAAGGCAAAGCTGCCTAAGATTGTTGTATGGGACGGAGATGAGGAGTATGAGCAG GTGAACGGCATAGAGACAGTTAGCCACGAGGAAGATCATTTGACTCAAGTCTCCCGGTTTCTGGAGGGATACAGAGAAGgaaaaacagagaagaagagaatcaaAGGACCATCTTTTATGGGATTTATTAACTCAATGATCGGGATTAGGTCCGTGTACATTATTGTGTTCTTGGTTGCTGTCATTATGATGCTACGGAGCCTCGGTCAAATTGAGGAGCCTGCTCGGGTCAGGACCGCTGCATCCGATGGTCAGGCCACCAGTGTCCTTGAAGGTGAAACCAGTGAGCATAAACCCAGGGACAAAGAGGACTAG
- the LOC106423826 gene encoding uncharacterized protein LOC106423826 encodes MDKVLMTLSLKDEDEAPYNLPDLPQYFATERNACSLIGRILSPEFQNVANLILDMPRKWQKVNRVRGIALTRERFQFIFLHAHDLQDVLDKDLGGLIGHVELVAFNPEKSQRQDYVRVKIRIEVAKPLKKSRVLNLPGGDQTTIYFFYEKVQKRCTYCQRLTHAKERCPLLVNIHNRQVTQISSNHLSQSSKSNPILSEGDPLFGVLQEDQVGINHISGCPRIAPEILQEMRNYLLASSNKERHVREHIVIFSVKEAE; translated from the exons ATGGATAAAGTTCTAATGACCCTTTCTCttaaagatgaagatgaagccCCCTACAATCTTCCAGATCTCCCACAATATTTCGCTACTGAAAGGAATGCATGCAGTCTGATCGGTCGCATCCTCAGCCCGGAGTTTCAAAATGTTGCGAATCTCATCCTGGATATGCCGAGAAAGTGGCAGAAAGTTAATCGAGTTAGAGGAATTGCTCTTACCAGAGAGCGTTTCCAGTTCATCTTCTTGCATGCACACGATCTTCAAGATGTCCTTGACAAAG ATCTTGGAGGTCTGATCGGGCATGTCGAGCTTGTAGCGTTTAACCCTGAAAAATCTCAAAGACAAGACTATGTTCGAGTAAAGATAAGGATCGAAGTTGCTAAACCTCTCAAGAAATCAAGAGTTCTAAACCTCCCGGGTGGTGATCAAACTACAATCTATTTCTTCTATGAAAAAGTACAGAAGAGATGTACTTACTGCCAAAGACTCACGCATGCAAAAGAGAGATGTCCTCTTCTGGTCAATATTCACAACAGACAAGTAACGCAGATTAGCAGTAACCATCTTTCTCAATCTTCAAAAAGTAATCCGATATTGTCTGAAGGAGATCCTCTGTTTGGAGTTTTACAAGAAGATCAAGTAGGTATCAATCATATCTCTGGATGTCCCCGCATTGCTCCTGAGATCTTACAAGAAATGCGCAACTATCTGTTAGCCTCAAGCAATAAAGAAAGACATGTCAGAGAACATATAGTGATATTCTCAGTCAAGGAAGCAGAATAA